A segment of the Bacillus licheniformis DSM 13 = ATCC 14580 genome:
ATTCCGCGCACTTCGCCTTGTTCGCCTGCGGCAAGGCTCGCAATGATCGCGTCTGATCCAAGACCGAGCGTGCAATCGAGCACCTTGTCCCCCGGTTCAACTTGTGCAGCTTCGACAAAAGGGTCCGGTTCGCCTCTTAACATACGCTTGGCCCGGAACATCGCAGAGTTCGGATGGAAAAAGAACTTTTCACCTTCTGAATGATACAGCTCAAAGCGCTCTTTTCCAACCACGAGAACATCATCCTGCTCTGTTTGCCGAATTTGGCGAATCGGCCGTTTTCTCCGCTCGGAAAAGCGGGCGCCGAGCGTCCGGCTGATTTTTTCTGCTGTTAAAATCGTGCTTTCAGTCGGTCTGTAGCTTGTTGTGACAATCATGTTTTTCTCCGTAAAAAATGCCCTTCAAAGGGCATTTTAGCAATGTTTTTCAAAAGCGTCCGTAATGTTTTTCATAATCTCCGTCATTTCACGGCCTTCAATCTGTTCACGCGGAATGAAATGAACGACTTCTTTGCCTTTCAGCAGTGCCATTGAAGGTGAAGACGGTTCATATCCTTCGAAGTATTCCCTCATTTTTGCCGTTGCTTCACGATCCTGTCCGGCAAAAACTGTAACGGTCTCGTCAGGCCCTTTTTCGCTTCCGGAGACGGCCTGAACGGCTGCCGGTCGCGCCAGCCCTGCGGCACATCCGCAGACTGAGTTGACGACGACGAAAGTCGTGCCTTCTGCGTCTTCCATGAATGTCTCCACTTCTTCCGCGGTCGTTAACTCTTTAAAGCCGGCCTGCACCAATTCCTGACGCATCGGAAGAACAAGCTGGCGCATGTATTCTTCATAAGCTGTTGACATATTAAAAAGCCCCCTCTATAAACCTTGACTACTGATGTTTTCAAGGATACTACAGAGGGGGCTGAATTTCAAACGCCGGGCGAAAAAACCGCTAGATTTTCATAATGCCGCCGGTATTGGCAGATGTCACAAGCTTTGAATACCTGGCGAGATAGCCCGTTTTCACTTTCGGTTCAAAGCCGGGCCAGTTTGCTTTTCTTTTTTCCCATTCCTCATCGGAGATTTCGATGTTTAAAATCCGCTTTTCGATATCGACAACGATATGGTCGCCGTTTTCTACGAAAGCAAGCGGGCCGCCTTCGGCTGCTTCCGGTGAAACGTGGCCGATCGAAAGACCGCGGGAGGCTCCTGAAAAGCGGCCGTCGGTAATCAAGGCGACTTTCGGGCCGAGGCCCATTCCGACGATCTGTGAAGTCGGCGCAAGCATTTCAGGCATTCCCGGTCCGCCTTTAGGGCCTTCATAGCGGATGATGACGACATCTCCCGCTTTTACTTTACGGTTGATGATGCCGTCAAGCGCTTCTTCCTGTGAATCAAAGACAACCGCAGGTCCTTCATGGCGGGTAATCCCGTCTTGGACGCCGCCCGTTTTAATGATCGCACCGTCAGGAGCCAGGTTGCCGAACAGGACGGCGAGTCCGCCTTGCTCTGAAAACGGCTGATCGATCGGATGAATGACCTCGTAATCTTTCACTTCGCGTCCGGCAATATTTTCGCCAAGCGTTTTCCCCGTTACAGTCAGCGTATCCAAGTGAAGCGCGCCTTCTTTTTTCGACAGCTCGTTTAAGACTGCCGATACGCCTCCTGCTTCATGCAAATCTTCAATAAACACATCGGAAGCCGGTGCAAGCTTCGATAAATGCGGAACCCTTGCCGCTACCTCATTGATCCGTTCAAGCGAATAGTCTACACCCGCTTCATTGGCGATCGCAAGCGTATGAAGGATCGTATTCGTTGATCCGCCGAGCGCCATGTCTAAAGCGAACGCGTTGTCGATCGCTTTTTCGGTCACGATGTCGCGCGGTTTGATATCCGACTTGATCAGCTCCATCAGCTGGCGGGCCGACTGTTTGGCAAATTCCCTGCGGTCGGGCGATGTCGCCAAAATGGTGCCGTTGCCCGGCATGGCGATGCCAAGAGCTTCAGAAAGACAGTTCATCGAGTTCGCCGTAAACATGCCCGAGCATGATCCGCAAGTCGGACAGCCGAACTGTTCAAGCTCCTCGAGTCCTTTCTCATCGATTTTGCCTGATTGATAAGCGCCAACGCCTTCAAATACAGAGGAAAGCGAGATTTTTCGTCCGTCGCTCGTTCTTCCCGCTTCCATCGGCCCCCCGCTGACAAACACGGTCGGAATGTTGATCCGCATTGCCGCCATGATCATGCCCGGTGTGATTTTATCACAGTTTGGAATACATACCATTCCGTCAAACCAGTGCGCCGATACAACCGTTTCCACTGAATCTGCGATGATTTCGCGGCTCGGGAGAGAATACCTCATTCCGATGTGCCCCATCGCAATTCCGTCGTCGACCCCGATTGTATTAAATTCAAACGGAACACCGCCGGCCTCTCTGATCGCCTCTTTGACGATTTTTCCAAACTCCTGCAAATGGACATGACCCGGTACGATATCGATGTATGAGTTGCAAACGGCAATAAACGGTTTGCCGAAGTCCTCTTCTTTTACCCCAGCCGCGCGCAGCAAACTGCGGTGCGGCGCTCTGTCGATCCCTTTTGTAATCATGTCACTGCGTAAACCTGTCATCGTGATCCTCCTAAACATCTTCGTATTTACATTCTATATATTCTGAATATTCAGTTTTAAAAATTGTCTGTTAACCGCTTGCCGGACTGATCCGCAAGATGACGGCTGTTTTGATCTTCATCTGTAAATCATTCCCCATGAATCAGAACCTCCACATTCCATATGATTGCTAACTACTATATATATTTTCAGCTTGTTTTTCAACAATATTCGAAATATTTTTATAGAAAAAGTGATATTTTATTACAAGACGCGTGACTTTTTTCAGAATTCCCGGATCGATCGCCGCTTTTGAAGCATAAAAAAAGACGCTGTTTCCAGCGTCTTTGTCAGCTGTCTTTTTTGCGGCTTTCCGTCATTTGCTTCCATACGGAGCCTTTTGCTTCTTCACCGTATTCGATCCGTTCGATCGCCATTTTGATCTGAAGGCTGACTTCAAATTCCGGATCGTTTTCAGCTTCTTTTAAAGCGGGAAGCGCGCTTTCATCGCCGACTTCGTACAGAAACATGGCGGCTCTCCAGCGCACAAGCTTGCTCGGATCCTTCAGCGCTTTGATCATCGCCGGAATCGCTTCCGGGTTGCCGATGTCTGACAGACAATCGCCGGCCGTTCTTCTGACCGTGATGGTTTTGTCTTCGAGCGCTTTATATAAAAGGGGAAGCACCGCAGGCGTTTCGATCATGCCCAAATAAACGACAGCAAGCCTTCTGATCGATGTTTTCGGGTCATTGAGCGCTTTTTCGAGTACTGGAATATCCTCTTCAGTAGGATCCATTTGTTCAAGATGCGCATAGCGTTTTTGCCAATCTTCCTCATCCATCATTTCAAGCGTTACCCGGTAAGACTTTCGCTGCACAGCCGTACGTTTAGCCTCAGCATCGCTTGATGCAGCTGATTCCGTCAGCTTCCGCAGGCGCTCTTCATCGTAAGCCGCCTCCAGCTCTTCCGTTACTTCGCGGCCGATTTCTGAAAAATCGCCGAATCTGACGCCTTGCTCTTTCCAAGACCGTTCGAGCACGACGTTGGAAGACGCGGTTTTAAGCTTCAAGATCGCTTCCTGGAAACGTTCTGGAAGGCCGAAGCGCTCCTCGCGCTCGCCGTCGGTCAATTTCACCTGCATCGGTATTCCGCTGAACATTTGCACGAAAACTTTAACCTCGCCGAACGATTCTTTTTCTTCGGAACGGCCCTCCGCCTCTTCGGCTTCATCCATTCCGAATGCAGCGCGCACCTTAGGAAGGATGTCTTTCCAATCAAATCTCGCATTGCGCTCGACAGCGATAAAATCGGCCACATGATAGACGCCTTTTACTCCGTCTATGTTTAAAACTTCCTGGATGACGGGAGGTGCGCCTTCCGCATGATCCTTTTTATAATTATTGCTTTTTCCACCCGGCAGTTCCTCGGTCAAAATCACCTTCATTGTATTCGGACTCGGTGTCGGTTCTATCGATTTAATTTTCATCATTGTCCCCCTCTGTTTAAAGATCCGGTCTTATTCTACCATAACCCCCAGCCCTGATCTATCAAGGCGGCTTTCTCTAGAGAAGGCGCATTCATTTTCCAGTTCGCCGAGGAATTCGAGCATCAGCTTATGCCTTTTTTCTGCGAGCATCCGTCCCGTCTTTGTATTCATCAAATCTTTTAAAAGGAGAAGCTTCTCGTAAAAGTGGCCGACTGCAGTAGGTGCATTGCCGCCCCCATAGAGGAGATGGCCCTTTGCACCCGCATACATCAAAGCCCTGGCGATCCCGACGGCGCCGATCGCATCAAGCCGATCGGCATCCTGGACAGCCATTCCTTCTTTTGAAAGAAGTTCGTCTTTATATTTCTCTCTGTCTCTGAATGAAATTCTTGTGATGATAGCAAAAATCCCGTCAACCGTTTCCGGATCGACCTTCCATTCTTCGGACAGGCGCCTTTTCAGCTCCTGCAGCGGAACCCGGTGCTCATCGGACAGCTTTTCATCAATCACATCATGGAGAAGTGCGCAAGCTTCGGTCATAAACAGGTCTGCACCCTCTTCTTTTGCGATCTGAAGGCTTACGTTCCTCACCCTTTCGGTATGCAGCCAGTCATGACCTGTGCCTTCGGCAGAAAGCTTCTCTTTTACCCATTCGGACATCAAGCGGATCTGTTCTGTTTGTTCCTGATTCAGCCCAGCCATTTCTGAATGGTCTCCTCCATCTCCTTTGGATTGGTTTGCGGTGAAAAGCGCACAACGTTTTCTCCGGTTTGATCGACGAGAAATTTTGTGAAATTCCATTTGACCGCTTTTGTTCCAAGCATGCCCTTCGCCTTGTTCGTCAAGTGGCGGAACAGCGGGTGGATTTGATCCCCTTTTACATTCACCTTCGAAAACATCGGAAACGTGACACCGTAATTGACGCTGCAAAATTCTTCAATGCTTTTTTCATCGCCCGGCTCCTGATTCATGAATTGGTTGCTGGGAAAGCCGAGAATCTCAAGCCCCCGGTCTTTATATGTTTCATACAAGTCTTGAAGCTGCTGATATTGAGGTGTAAATCCGCACTTCGAGGCGGTGTTGACGATGAGCAGCACTTTGCCTTTATACGGCCGCAGTGTCGTGTCCTCGCCTTTAATCGTCTTGACGCTGATATCGTAAATGGACATGACGGTCCCTCCTTTTTAGAATAAACCTTTGGCTCTGCCGCTTTCGTCGACATCCATCTTAAGCGCGGCAGGGTGTTTCGGCAGCCCCGGCATTGTTAAAATACTGCCTGTCAAAGCGACGATAAATCCCGCGCCCCTCGATGGTTTTAATTCGCGGACGGTGATGCTAAAATCTTGCGGCCTGCCGATTTTACCCGGGTCATCTGATAAAGAATACTGAGTTTTCGCCACGCAGACAGGCAGTCCGTCCAACCCGTTCTTTTTCAATTCAAGCAGCTGTTTTTTCGCCTTTTCGGTAAACTCTACCCCTTCGGCGCCATAAACGGTGCGGGAGATCTTGGCTAATTTGTCTTCGATCGAGTCGGTTAATTCGTATAAATAGGAAAACCTGTTGTCTTTTTGCTCCATGACATGAATGACTTCCCTTGCGAGATCAGTCCCGCCTTTTCCGCCCTCTTCCCAAACATTGCAAAGTGCAGCCGGATGTCCGTTGTCTCTGCACCAGCCAAGAACGGCCTCAAGCTCGTCCTCCGTGTCCTGTACGAATCTGTTGACAGCCACAACGTATGGAAGACCGAAGGCATCTATCGTTTCGATATGCTTCGCAAGGTTGGCAATTCCCCTTTTTAA
Coding sequences within it:
- a CDS encoding conserved virulence factor C family protein, which codes for MKIKSIEPTPSPNTMKVILTEELPGGKSNNYKKDHAEGAPPVIQEVLNIDGVKGVYHVADFIAVERNARFDWKDILPKVRAAFGMDEAEEAEGRSEEKESFGEVKVFVQMFSGIPMQVKLTDGEREERFGLPERFQEAILKLKTASSNVVLERSWKEQGVRFGDFSEIGREVTEELEAAYDEERLRKLTESAASSDAEAKRTAVQRKSYRVTLEMMDEEDWQKRYAHLEQMDPTEEDIPVLEKALNDPKTSIRRLAVVYLGMIETPAVLPLLYKALEDKTITVRRTAGDCLSDIGNPEAIPAMIKALKDPSKLVRWRAAMFLYEVGDESALPALKEAENDPEFEVSLQIKMAIERIEYGEEAKGSVWKQMTESRKKDS
- a CDS encoding HD domain-containing protein, with the protein product MAGLNQEQTEQIRLMSEWVKEKLSAEGTGHDWLHTERVRNVSLQIAKEEGADLFMTEACALLHDVIDEKLSDEHRVPLQELKRRLSEEWKVDPETVDGIFAIITRISFRDREKYKDELLSKEGMAVQDADRLDAIGAVGIARALMYAGAKGHLLYGGGNAPTAVGHFYEKLLLLKDLMNTKTGRMLAEKRHKLMLEFLGELENECAFSRESRLDRSGLGVMVE
- a CDS encoding glutathione peroxidase, with amino-acid sequence MSIYDISVKTIKGEDTTLRPYKGKVLLIVNTASKCGFTPQYQQLQDLYETYKDRGLEILGFPSNQFMNQEPGDEKSIEEFCSVNYGVTFPMFSKVNVKGDQIHPLFRHLTNKAKGMLGTKAVKWNFTKFLVDQTGENVVRFSPQTNPKEMEETIQKWLG
- the ilvD gene encoding dihydroxy-acid dehydratase; amino-acid sequence: MTGLRSDMITKGIDRAPHRSLLRAAGVKEEDFGKPFIAVCNSYIDIVPGHVHLQEFGKIVKEAIREAGGVPFEFNTIGVDDGIAMGHIGMRYSLPSREIIADSVETVVSAHWFDGMVCIPNCDKITPGMIMAAMRINIPTVFVSGGPMEAGRTSDGRKISLSSVFEGVGAYQSGKIDEKGLEELEQFGCPTCGSCSGMFTANSMNCLSEALGIAMPGNGTILATSPDRREFAKQSARQLMELIKSDIKPRDIVTEKAIDNAFALDMALGGSTNTILHTLAIANEAGVDYSLERINEVAARVPHLSKLAPASDVFIEDLHEAGGVSAVLNELSKKEGALHLDTLTVTGKTLGENIAGREVKDYEVIHPIDQPFSEQGGLAVLFGNLAPDGAIIKTGGVQDGITRHEGPAVVFDSQEEALDGIINRKVKAGDVVIIRYEGPKGGPGMPEMLAPTSQIVGMGLGPKVALITDGRFSGASRGLSIGHVSPEAAEGGPLAFVENGDHIVVDIEKRILNIEISDEEWEKRKANWPGFEPKVKTGYLARYSKLVTSANTGGIMKI
- a CDS encoding BrxA/BrxB family bacilliredoxin is translated as MSTAYEEYMRQLVLPMRQELVQAGFKELTTAEEVETFMEDAEGTTFVVVNSVCGCAAGLARPAAVQAVSGSEKGPDETVTVFAGQDREATAKMREYFEGYEPSSPSMALLKGKEVVHFIPREQIEGREMTEIMKNITDAFEKHC